Part of the Kushneria marisflavi genome, TTGGTAATGGCATGTTGGCAAGACGTCGTGGCTGGCACTATTTCAAGCAGGATGTGAAGCTTCAGAAGAAGTTTCTTGATATGGGATTTGTAGGCCCCGGTACCATGTGTATGAACGTGCTCAAAAGAGCTCCGTTGCGGCTCATGCCGGAAAAGCTTCTTGCTGCTGTTTACCAGGGCGTTCTTCGTAAAAAGCCGGTGGCCTGATACGACCGCTTGATAAAGTAATTGCAGTACATTTGCCCCGATACAGGCTTAAAGCCTGTATCGGGGCTTTTTGATTTTCAGACGATGATTGCGTGATAAGACACCCAAAATCAGTGTTGCTCGGCTTATGCAAAATAGCCCAACAGGCTCGGCTGGCATTGATGTACCACGTATAGTGTTCAAACAAGTGGGACAGGAAACGAACTCATGAACAAGCTGGTTGAGTCCATCAAGAAAATTGCCTGGGAGGCCTGTGACGCTATCCTGGAGGTCTACCAGAGCCCGATAGAAGTGACTGAAAAAGAGGACACCAGTCCTCTAACTCAGGCTGACTTGTCAGCACATCGATTAATCTCGCAACGCCTGTCCGTTTTAACTCCTTCATGGCCCACGCTATCGGAAGAGTCAGTAGACTCTGACATTGAAGACAGATTGTCGTGGACAACCTTCTGGCTGATCGATCCTCTGGACGGCACCAGGGAGTTTATCAACCGAAACGGTGAATTTACGGTCAACATCGCGCTGATCCATGAGGGCAGGCCGATTCTCGGAGTGATTGCCGCTCCTGTTTTGAACACCATGTGGTATGCGGTGAAAGATAAGGGGGCATGGCGTCAAAATCCGGATGAGCCGG contains:
- the cysQ gene encoding 3'(2'),5'-bisphosphate nucleotidase CysQ yields the protein MNKLVESIKKIAWEACDAILEVYQSPIEVTEKEDTSPLTQADLSAHRLISQRLSVLTPSWPTLSEESVDSDIEDRLSWTTFWLIDPLDGTREFINRNGEFTVNIALIHEGRPILGVIAAPVLNTMWYAVKDKGAWRQNPDEPAKRIATTTWQPEQRLRIVGSRSHGNHKLERLLKVLPPHELEGVGSSLKFCRIAEGAADCYPRPGATCEWDTGAAHIILEEAGGTVLRLNTETYKVEESLQYNQRHSLINPDFIALGRGLAEKWNEPGFLSHYVGTAP